A region from the Drosophila mauritiana strain mau12 chromosome 2L, ASM438214v1, whole genome shotgun sequence genome encodes:
- the LOC117148825 gene encoding glycine-rich cell wall structural protein 1 translates to MAQLFSICLLIATVVNVHGFTKYGRDCRDISCAPGQQCIISREPCSGSNKLENTQCGKYPTCVMQNHYSSTSGKTLERGKRQANQQGYGMGGSGMGRPNGMNNGGNGGNGMGGQYGNGMGGQNGNGMGGQYGNGMGGQNGNGMGGNGMRGNGMGPGGMGGRGGNGNGMGQGGMGGNGMGPGGMGGNGMGGSGGYGNGMGGNGMGPGGMGGNGMGPGGMGGNGMGGQGGYNGRGGQNGMGGPNGMGGRNGMGGPNGMGGSMGGGPNRMGGPPGGQNGIGGPPGGPNGMGPGNWQGNSNGNGNNGNGSKRYRGNSSNQNYSTTPTTTTDGW, encoded by the exons ATGGCGCAACTTTTTAGTATATGCCTACTAATAGCAACAGTGGTCAATGTTCACGGATTTAcga AATATGGACGTGACTGCCGGGATATTTCATGTGCTCCTGGTCAGCAGTGCATTATATCCAGAGAGCCCTGTTCAGGATCAAATAAACTTGAAAACACTCAATGCGGGAAGTATCCCACATGTGTAATGCAAAACCATTACTCCTCTACTTCAG GTAAAACCTTGGAGCGTGGAAAACGTCAGGCTAACCAGCAAGGATATGGAATGGGTGGCAGTGGAATGGGCCGGCCCAATGGAATGAATAACGGAGGAAACGGTGGAAATGGAATGGGTGGTCAGTATGGAAATGGAATGGGTGGACAGAACGGAAATGGAATGGGTGGTCAGTATGGAAACGGAATGGGTGGACAGAATGGAAATGGTATGGGTGGCAATGGAATGAGAGGAAACGGAATGGGGCCAGGTGGAATGGGCGGTCGAGGAGGGAACGGCAATGGAATGGGACAAGGAGGAATGGGTGGTAATGGAATGGGTCCCGGTGGTATGGGCGGAAATGGAATGGGTGGCAGCGGAGGATATGGAAACGGTATGGGTGGTAATGGAATGGGTCCAGGTGGGATGGGCGGAAACGGAATGGGTCCTGGAGGAATGGGTGGTAATGGAATGGGAGGACAGGGCGGCTACAACGGTCGAGGGGGACAAAACGGAATGGGTGGACCAAATGGAATGGGAGGTCGCAATGGAATGGGTGGACCAAATGGAATGGGAGGATCAATGGGTGGCGGTCCAAATAGAATGGGTGGACCACCCGGTGGGCAAAATGGAATAGGTGGACCACCAGGTGGTCCAAACGGAATGGGACCAGGCAACTGGCAAGGCAATagcaatggaaatggaaataatgGCAATGGTAGTAAACGATATAGGGGCAATAGCTCTAATCAGAACTACAGCACTACTCCTACGACAACAACGGATGGCTGGTAA
- the LOC117143689 gene encoding protein phosphatase inhibitor 2: MDGDQVKGILKSGNNSAQFSLKAAKFDEVNILATFHPAGKDYGHMIIDEPKTPFVFEEDLPKELDTNALIEKLKHTSKSEMPAFGIEGDSDESSADEDFPESVEEKVRRMEFEKRRKVHYKEFYSVPLARRLIADEFAELTSSEYNIHCEGGMESCEACSENNQPTGEASNLTQTKYSYSESQSEYRLSDHSEPEPGFSPSHHCYQKLKAELFSKAEPEELASLTHLHRMPSVNDDEPSREPRVPYPSVVPTQNQNLRENKSSLKITSEKLPPARICKSNPDNRAGTSKKETR; encoded by the coding sequence ATGGACGGGGACCAAGTAAAGGGCATCTTAAAGTCGGGAAACAATAGTGCGCAATTTAGCCTCAAGGCGGCCAAATTTGATGAGGTCAACATACTGGCCACGTTCCATCCGGCTGGTAAGGATTACGGGCACATGATCATCGACGAACCGAAAACACCCTTCGTCTTTGAGGAGGATTTGCCAAAGGAGTTGGATACAAATGCCCTGATCGAAAAGTTGAAACACACTTCAAAGTCAGAAATGCCGGCATTTGGCATCGAAGGAGACTCAGATGAATCCTCGGCGGACGAGGACTTTCCCGAGTCTGTAGAGGAAAAAGTGCGTAGAATGGAGTTTGAGAAGCGTCGAAAAGTGCACTACAAGGAGTTCTATTCGGTTCCACTGGCTCGACGTCTTATAGCCGACGAGTTTGCCGAGTTGACCAGTTCAGAGTATAATATTCACTGCGAAGGTGGAATGGAATCTTGTGAAGCGTGCAGTGAAAACAATCAGCCCACCGGCGAAGCAAGCAACTTGACACAAACCAAATACTCATATTCTGAAAGTCAATCCGAATACAGGTTATCAGATCATTCTGAGCCTGAACCAGGTTTCTCCCCCAGCCATCACTGCTACCAAAAACTGAAGGCCGAGCTCTTTAGCAAAGCAGAGCCGGAAGAATTGGCCTCTTTAACTCACTTGCATCGCATGCCTTCGGTCAACGACGATGAACCAAGTCGCGAGCCTCGCGTCCCATATCCTTCGGTTGTTCCGACTCAAAACCAAAATCTACGTGAAAACAAGAGTTCACTGAAAATAACGTCCGAGAAGCTGCCTCCCGCTCGTATATGTAAATCCAATCCAGATAATCGTGCTGGCACTTCTAAGAAAGAGACTCGCTGA